A part of Astyanax mexicanus isolate ESR-SI-001 chromosome 2, AstMex3_surface, whole genome shotgun sequence genomic DNA contains:
- the lta4h gene encoding leukotriene A-4 hydrolase: MAPVTDHCSFSSFSKCLTRHLNLSLQADFSSRVLRGRVALTVEVLEDKFSSLTLDTKDLKIFKVSANGQAAKFELGAQHGFKGSPLEITLPFELSRGQHVIVEVEYETSPSASALQWLSPAQTAGKKHPYLFSQCQATHCRTMVPCQDTPSVKHTYYAQVSVPKELIAVMSAVRDGQEADPTDSSRVIYRFRQPVPMPSYLIALVVGALESREIGPRSRVWSEKEHVDQGAFEFTETETMLKTAESLAGPYVWGQYDLLVLPPSFPYGGMENPCLTFVTPTLLAGDRSLSNVIAHEISHSWTGNLVTNKTWEHFWLNEGHTVYLERMIGRAMEGEQFRQFKAIGGLKELQEAVHQFGANNAATNLVVNLEGVNPDECFSCVPYEKGFALLYHLEELMGGPEVFMGFVKSYIQMFAYSSVTTEQWKDYLFTYFKDKVDILNKVDWNGWMYTPGMPPFKPQYDTTLADACNALAQRWTKAKDADLSGFSEADIKQLSSHQLIEFLALLLLQDPLPTSHVKRMQEVYKFNSINNSEIRCRWLRLCVKSEWEDAVPLALKMATEQGRMKFTRPLFRDVYNFAKFRDEAVKVFKEHRNEMHSVTAMLVAKDLKVDQSTGL, encoded by the exons ATGGCTCCAGTGACAGACCActgctccttctcctccttctccaaGTGCCTCACCCGCCACCTGAACCTCAGCCTGCAGGCGGACTTCTCCAGCCGGGTGCTGAGGGGGAGGGTGGCTCTGACTGTGGAGGTGCTGGAGGATAAATTCAGCTCTCTG ACCCTTGATACCAAGGACTTGAAGATCTTTAAGGTGTCAGCCAATGGTCAGGCTGCTAAGTTTGAACTGGGAGCCCAGCATGGTTTTAAAGGCAGTCCTCTGGAGATCACCCTGCCCTTTGAGCTCTCACG TGGTCAGCATGTGATTGTGGAGGTCGAGTATGAGACGTCTCCGAGTGCCTCAGCACTGCAGTGGCTGTCTCCTGCACAGACCGCTGGGAAAAAACACCCCTATCTTTTCAGCCAGTGTCAG GCCACTCACTGCAGGACGATGGTGCCTTGCCAGGACACCCCGTCAGTGAAACACACCTACTATGCCCAG gtgtcCGTTCCCAAAGAGCTGATAGCTGTGATGAGCGCAGTTCGAGATGGACAAGAAGCGGACCCCACGGACAGCAGCAGGGTCATCTACCGCTTCAGACAGCCG GTGCCCATGCCTTCCTATCTGATTGCACTTGTGGTGGGAGCTTTAGAAAGCAG GGAGATTGGGCCCAGGTCCAGGGTGTGGTCAGAGAAAGAGCATGTGGACCAGGGTGCGTTTGAGTTCACAGAG acTGAGACTATGTTGAAGACGGCTGAGAGTCTGGCAGGACCGTATGTGTGGGGGCAGTATGACCTGCTGGTGCTGCCTCCGTCTTTCCCGTATGGTGGGATGGAGAACCCCTGCTTGACCTTCGTCACACCCACACTGCTG GCTGGAGACCGTTCCTTGTCTAAT GTGATTGCTCATGAGATTTCCCACAGTTGGACTGGAAATCTTGTGACGAACAAAACCTGGGAGCATTTCTg GTTGAATGAGGGACATACAGTATATCTGGAGAGAATGATTGGCAGAGCTATGGAGGGTGAACAGTTCAGGCAGTTTAAAGCTATTGGAGGATTGAAGGAGCTGCAGGAGGCt GTGCACCAATTCGGGGCCAATAATGCCGCAACCAATCTGGTGGTGAACCTGGAAGGAGTTAATCCCGATGAGTGCTTCTCCTGTGTGCCGTATGAGAAGGGATTCGCTCTGCTGTATCACTTGGAAGAGCTTATGGGAGgcccag AGGTGTTTATGGGCTTTGTGAAGTCCTACATCCAAATGTTTGCCTACAGCAGCGTGACCACAGAGCAGTGGAAGGACTACCTCTTCACCTACTTCAAAGACAAG GTGGACATCCTGAATAAAGTGGACTGGAATGGATGGATGTACACTCCAGGAATGCCCCCATTCAAACCTCA GTACGACACCACCCTGGCAGATGCCTGCAATGCTCTTGCCCAGAGATGGACAAAG GCTAAGGATGCAGATTTGTCTGGCTTCAGTGAGGCGGATATAAAGCAGCTCTCCTCTCATCAGCTTATTGAGTTCCTGGCTCTACTTCTGCTGCAG GATCCTCTCCCCACGTCTCATGTAAAGAGAATGCAGGAGGTTTACAAGTTTAACAGCATCAACAACTCTGAGATCCGCTGCAG GTGGCTCCGTCTGTGTGTGAAATCCGAGTGGGAGGATGCTGTTCCCCTGGCTCTGAAGATGGCCACAGAGCAAGGCAGGATGAAGTTTACGCGTCCACTCTTCAG GGACGTATACAACTTTGCCAAATTCCGTGACGAGGCTGTTAAGGTTTTTAAGGAGCATCGTAATGAAATGCACTCAGTCACAGCCATGCTGGTGGCCAAGGACCTGAAAGTTGACCAAAGCACAGGCTTATAA